From a single Eleginops maclovinus isolate JMC-PN-2008 ecotype Puerto Natales chromosome 20, JC_Emac_rtc_rv5, whole genome shotgun sequence genomic region:
- the ppcs gene encoding phosphopantothenate--cysteine ligase, whose translation MARPRVSSIDGKLASEFAVPCHVDEVKEKMTAFASHHAAAGRRVVLITSGGTKVPLESRTVRFLDNFSSGRRGASSAEYFMDSGYAVIFLHRHRSLYPYARMFSTINMLDALKFRGEEEASSGEVVVNQQVLPNIAKALKRYQEVKESKLILPIEFSTLSEYLHLLKAAAQALSTIGSMAMFYLAAAVSDFYIPASEMPEHKIQSSNGPLQLSLNMVPKILSPLVKDWAPQAFVISFKLETDASILLDKARRALDTYRHQAVVANVLDSRRGYVVVVTPETQAELILSEEDAKNEVEIEERIVSNLTSAHDKFITQLGG comes from the exons TCTTCCATTGATGGGAAGTTGGCATCAGAATTTGCAGTCCCCTGCCATGTTGATGAGGTTAAAGAGAAGATGACCGCTTTTGCCAGTCATCATGCTGCAGCGGGTCGCAGAGTGGTTCTCATCACATCAGGAGGCACCAAAGTTCCCCTAGAATCCCGCACCGTCCGCTTCCTGGATAACTTCAGCAGCGGAAGGCGAGGAGCCTCTTCAGCAGAGTATTTCATGGACTCAGGCTACGCAGTCATCTTCCTGCACAGGCATCGCTCCCTCTACCCCTACGCTCGAATGTTTTCTACCATAAACATGCTGGATGCCCTAAAGttcagaggagaagaagaagcatcCTCTGGAGAAGTGGTGGTTAACCAGCAGGTGCTTCCCAACATCGCCAAAGCTCTGAAGAGATACCAGGAAGTGAAGGAAAGCAAACTCATTCTGCCAATCGAGTTCAGCACTCTGTCAGAGTATCTGCATCTACtcaaagcagcagcacaggcactCAGCACTATAG GATCAATGGCCATGTTTTACTTGGCTGCAGCTGTGTCCGATTTCTACATCCCAGCATCTGAGATGCCTGAACACAAAATCCAGTCTTCTAATGGACCTCTTCAA CTCAGCTTGAACATGGTACCCAAAATACTGTCCCCGCTGGTGAAGGACTGGGCCCCTCAGGcttttgtcatttcttttaaGCTGGAGACAGATGCATCCATCCTGTTGGACAAGGCTCGCCGGGCTCTTGACACCTACAGGCATCAGGCGGTAGTGGCCAATGTGCTGGACTCTAGACGGGGCTATGTGGTGGTGGTGACCCCCGAGACTCAGGCTGAGCTGATCCTCTCAGAGGAGGATGCCAAGAATGAGGTGGAGATAGAGGAGAGGATAGTGAGCAACCTGACCTCAGCGCACGACAAGTTTATAACTCAACTAGGGGGCTGA
- the utp3 gene encoding something about silencing protein 10, with the protein MVRQKRTIKIPRLKKPEEYDENDPEAYKKMPVPDKKSSQYTKDKIDEFHDEKIAKLLASGVQMESDQEELDDEEEVMALDDSESDDEEGEEEEEGTDMESDLEEKKEDELPNEMAWGAKKKMFYDSDYGATKGKKQDELEAEEQEEEEEAKNIQKRLAANLSEEDYDLNFFQGFAVEEKDENKTVEKQERIVKDLKQMSQKEKMKLLKKESPELLELIQDFKAKLNELKDELQPLVQMVKDGKIPPGKGAEYLKTKQQLYLNYCTNISFYMVLKAKRIPAHNHPVIERLLTYRNLINELSSVDARLAPQFRQLLAGEEKDHSSRPPQGKKAKVSNKNEKDSEETMPEVEDSDSDLDEEAALRFYRDVEERSKLKRKVDDPETEKLEDNGNVEEDPDAKRGITYQMAKNKGLTPKRKKIDRNPRVKHREKFRRAKIRRKGQVRDVRREETRYSGERSGIRAGVKKSVKLK; encoded by the exons ATGGTTCGTCAAAAAAG AACTATAAAGATACCAAGGCTAAAGAAGCCAGAGgaatatgatgaaaatgaccCTGAAGCCTACAAGAAGATGCCTGTCCCCGATAAG AAATCCTCACAATACACAAAGGACAAAATTGATGAGTTTCATGATGAGAAGATTGCA AAACTTCTTGCCAGCGGCGTTCAAATGGAGAGCGATCAGGAGGAACTGGATGATGAG GAGGAAGTGATGGCCCTGGATGATTCGGAGTCAGATgatgaggagggagaagaggaagaggaggggacaGACATGGAGAGTGATctagaggagaaaaaagaagatg AGCTTCCTAATGAAATGGCGTGGGGCGCCAAGAAGAAGATGTTCTATGACTCTGACTACGGGGCCACCA AGGGGAAAAAGCAAGATGAGCTGGAAGCCGAGgaacaagaggaagaagaagaagctaaAAATATCCAAAAACGTTTAGCTGCAAATCTGAGCGAGGAGGATTATGATTTAAACTTTTTCCAG GGATTTGCTGTGGAGGAGAAGGATGAAAACAAGACTGTGGAAAAACAGGAAAGGATTGTCAAAGATCTGAAGCAAATGTcccagaaagagaaaatgaaacttTTGAAAAAGGAGTCGCCTGAGCTGCTTGAACTTATTCAGGATTTCAAAGCAAAG cttaaTGAACTGAAAGACGAGCTGCAGCCTCTTGTACAGATGGTCAAAGATGGAAAGATCCCACCAGGAAAG GGTGCAGAGTACCTCAAGACAAAACAGCAGCTGTATCTCAA TTACTGCACGAACATCAGTTTCTACATGGTGCTGAAAGCAAAGCGAATCCCTGCTCATAACCATCCCGTGATTGAAAGACTGCTCACCTACAGAAAT CTCATCAATGAACTTAGTTCAGTGGATGCTCGGCTTGCACCGCAGTTTCGCCAGCTGCTAGCTGGTGAGGAGAAAGATCATTCCAGCAGACCTCCACAGGGCAAGAAGGCCAAAGTCTCCAATAAGAATGAAAAG GATTCTGAAGAGACTATGCCTGAGGTGGAggactctgactctgatctgGACGAGGAAGCGGCTCTGCGTTTCTACAGAGATGTGGAGGAGCGTTCAAAATTGAAGAGAAAGGTCGATGACCCAGAAACGGAAAA GTTGGAAGACAATGGAAATGTGGAGGAAGATCCAGATGCTAAGAGAGGCATTACTTACCAG ATGGCCAAGAACAAGGGACTCACaccaaagaggaagaagattgACCGTAACCCCAGAGTCAAGCACAGAGAGAAGTTCAGACGGGCCAAGATCCGCAGAAAGGGCCAG GTGCGAGACGTTCGTCGCGAGGAGACGAGATACAGCGGAGAGCGGTCTGGTATTCGTGCTGGTGTCAAGAAGAGCGTCAAACTTAAGTAA